A window of Clostridia bacterium contains these coding sequences:
- a CDS encoding DegV family protein, whose translation MGMVDVHIVTDSTAYLPEEVLREFPHLHVVPLTVHFPHLVMEDGLENLDSFLRELKASPRPATTSQPPPHRFAEVFRPLVEEGHEIVAILISSVLSGTCTSAQAAADAVGPERIEIMDSRLTTAPMAFAAIQAARAAQAGKSRREIVDLVHWVCQRSRLFFVPDTLEYLHKGGRIGGAQALLGSLLQIKPILYLVDGRVEVLDKVRTRSRAMQRLVEELPGDHQGYEIAVLHLDGLDNALTLKGLVQDRLGGREVPVIVAGPVLGTHVGPGAFGLMICQRPPEAMVSGGSNIA comes from the coding sequence TTGGGTATGGTTGATGTGCATATTGTCACCGACTCCACTGCTTACCTACCTGAGGAAGTGCTACGGGAGTTTCCCCATCTTCATGTAGTGCCATTGACGGTTCACTTCCCCCATCTGGTAATGGAGGATGGGCTGGAAAATCTAGATAGTTTCTTACGTGAGCTCAAGGCTTCCCCTCGACCAGCTACCACCTCTCAACCTCCGCCTCATCGGTTTGCCGAGGTATTCCGGCCATTGGTCGAAGAGGGGCATGAAATTGTAGCCATCCTTATTAGTTCGGTCTTGAGCGGGACCTGTACCAGCGCCCAGGCGGCAGCCGATGCGGTGGGCCCGGAGCGGATCGAAATCATGGATTCGCGCCTGACTACGGCTCCCATGGCCTTTGCCGCTATTCAGGCAGCCCGGGCGGCCCAGGCCGGCAAATCCCGGCGGGAGATCGTGGACCTAGTCCACTGGGTATGCCAGCGGTCCCGACTATTTTTTGTCCCTGACACCTTGGAGTACTTGCATAAGGGTGGCCGCATCGGCGGCGCCCAGGCCTTGCTGGGCAGCCTGCTGCAGATTAAGCCCATCTTGTACCTAGTTGACGGGCGGGTAGAAGTGCTGGACAAAGTCCGTACCCGCAGTCGGGCCATGCAGCGGCTGGTGGAAGAGCTGCCGGGTGACCACCAAGGCTATGAGATAGCGGTGTTACATCTGGACGGCTTGGACAATGCTCTAACCTTGAAGGGTTTGGTTCAAGACCGACTAGGGGGCCGGGAGGTGCCGGTAATAGTGGCCGGTCCAGTGCTAGGAACTCATGTTGGGCCCGGGGCTTTTGGGTTGATGATTTGCCAGCGCCCGCCTGAAGCCATGGTTAGTGGAGGGAGCAATATTGCTTGA